Part of the bacterium genome, ACCTACCTCGATCCCGGGCACCAGCGGCGCATCGCGCGTCTGCTCCATAAGCTCACTCACCAGGAGGGCCGGACACTGGTGTTCGCCAGCCACGACTTGAACCTCGCCTATGTGCTTGCCGACCGCGTGGTGGCGCTCTCGGCCGGCGAGGTCGCAGCCGCCGGATCGACGGTGGAAGTGCTCGACATGCCATTGCTCGAAGACCTCTATGGCGCGCCGTTTCATCTTTCGCGGCCCTTGGGTGGGCCGCCGGCTCACCCGGTAGTGGCCGTCGACCTCGATGCCGAATCGGCGGCTCCGGAGCTCGGGAGGCGGTCGAAGTGAAGCGTGGCTTCCTGTGGTCGGTGGCGGCGGTCTGGGTTGCGATCCTGCTGCTCGGCCCATTCGTCGGGGCTCACGAGGTTGGCTTCGAGGCGCTCGCATCCGGCGACGAGGTGGCCTCACGGGTTGTCTGGCAGCTTCGGCTTCCACGCCTACTCCTGGCGCTCCTGGCGGGCGGCGCCCTTGCGGTCTGTGGCGCGGCTTTTCAGACAATGTTCGGAAATCCGCTGGCCGAGCCCTACACCCTCGGCGTCGCCGGTGGCGCGGCGCTCGGTGCCGTGCTCGCGCAACAGCTGGTGGCGGCCGCCAGTCTTGGTGGAGTTCCGGTGGTTCCGATCGCGAGTTTCGGCGGCGCGCTCGCGGCCAGCTCGGTGATCGTCTTCGTGGCGCGCAAGAGGTCCACCGCGACTCTGCTCCTGGCCGGTGTCGCGGTCGCGCTGACATCCTCGGCCCTGATTCTCTTCGTCCAGTATCTGGCGGATTTCTCGCGCACCTTCCGCATGGTGCGCTGGATGATGGGCGGGCTGGCGGTGGTCGGATACCGCGAGGTGCTCTGGGTGGCTCCGTGGATCCTGCTCGGTGCGGCGGCGCTGCTGCTGATGCGGCGGGAGCTCGATCAGCTCGCCACCGGAGAAGAGCTGGCCGCGAGCCGGGGCGTCGATCTCGGGCGTCTCAGGATGTCGGTGGTGGCCGTGGTCTCGCTGGTGGTCGGCGCCCTGGTCGCGGTAACCGGGCCGATCGGCTTCGTGGGCCTGATCGTGCCGCACTGGGTGCGACGTGGTGTCGGCTTCGCCCATGCCTGGGTGCTGCCCGGGGCATTTCTGGCCGGCGGCGCGTTTCTGGCGCTCTGTGACCTCCTGGCTCGGCGCATTCTGGCACCGGCCGACCTGCCAGTGGGCGTGCTGACCGCAATCGTCGGCGGCCCGTTCTTCCTCTGGCTGCTGCTCCAGAAGGGGTATCGTTAGCGGGCGGTGGAGACCTACCTTGCACGCATGGCGCCGGCGCCGGCCTTTCCTTCCAAGGTCATCGGCATCGGGCGAGGTTTCCGGGACCACGCCCTGGAGCTCGACAATCCGGTGCCGGAAAAGCCGCTGATCTTCTTGAAGGCCCCGTCTTCGTTACTCGAACCGGGTGGGGTGGTGGTTCTGCCGGGCCAGAGCGAGCGAGTCGACTTCGAGGGAGAGTTCGCGCTGGTGATCGGCCGCCGACTCAAGCGTGTGGAGCCGAAGCAAGCGCTGGAGGGCGTTCTCGGCGTCACGCTGGCGTGCGACGTCACCGCTCGCGATCTCCAGAAGCGCGACCGGACGTTTGCGCGCGCCAAGTCCTTCGACACGTTCTGTCCCCTGGGCCCGAGGTTGGTCACCGATCCCGATTGGGACGAGCTCGAGCTGGTGACTCGAGTCAACGGTAGGCCGAGGCAGCACGGCAGGTCACTCGACTTGATCTGGAGCTTCGGCGAGCTGGTGAGCTACGTTTGCAGCTGTATGACGTTGGAGCCCGGCGATCTG contains:
- a CDS encoding fumarylacetoacetate hydrolase family protein, translated to METYLARMAPAPAFPSKVIGIGRGFRDHALELDNPVPEKPLIFLKAPSSLLEPGGVVVLPGQSERVDFEGEFALVIGRRLKRVEPKQALEGVLGVTLACDVTARDLQKRDRTFARAKSFDTFCPLGPRLVTDPDWDELELVTRVNGRPRQHGRSLDLIWSFGELVSYVCSCMTLEPGDLVLTGTPSGVGPLAAGDRVEVSSPQIGSLEFSVAGAQG
- a CDS encoding iron ABC transporter permease, with the translated sequence MKRGFLWSVAAVWVAILLLGPFVGAHEVGFEALASGDEVASRVVWQLRLPRLLLALLAGGALAVCGAAFQTMFGNPLAEPYTLGVAGGAALGAVLAQQLVAAASLGGVPVVPIASFGGALAASSVIVFVARKRSTATLLLAGVAVALTSSALILFVQYLADFSRTFRMVRWMMGGLAVVGYREVLWVAPWILLGAAALLLMRRELDQLATGEELAASRGVDLGRLRMSVVAVVSLVVGALVAVTGPIGFVGLIVPHWVRRGVGFAHAWVLPGAFLAGGAFLALCDLLARRILAPADLPVGVLTAIVGGPFFLWLLLQKGYR